In the genome of Tripterygium wilfordii isolate XIE 37 chromosome 19, ASM1340144v1, whole genome shotgun sequence, one region contains:
- the LOC119986181 gene encoding salutaridinol 7-O-acetyltransferase-like codes for MEVEILSTECIKPSSPTPSHLKTYKLSLLDQFSPPVFLPLLVFVPANQASTSTKTLLVLKHSLSQTLSLYYPLAGTANDGLLSVDCNDEGISYVDARADCSLCGYLKQPLIISTLLNFLPDVTYTELTPGDHVAVIQGTLFSCGGIAIALVVPHNIFDAASLTTFMKSWAAIARDSSTAGALAPDFSAVSIFPQSSTPFPQDLTAASVTQHLLKGNKMSSKFVVRRFVFDGSAINNLKAKVMRSGVQNPTRVEVVFAVFLKSIISAKSTGGHAFASLATNAVSLRRKAVPPLSGNFVGNLVLMAAMLLLSQGDKDMELSNFVVRMREAVSTMVNSELVKSLEGDGRLKTLSKYAEELGELYSKAMAIGAEPILLNSWCNFGLYEADFGWGKPLWIPFVSANKSLPIFSIFLMDTKDGKGIEAWTNLDEQVLGLIEHDMELSSLASLDPNPLQICSPRSNL; via the coding sequence ATGGAGGTGGAGATACTATCTACAGAGTGTATCAAACCCTCTTCGCCAACACCTAGTCACCTCAAAACTTACAAGCTCTCCTTACTTGATCAATTCTCGCCTCCAGTATTTCTTCCATTACTTGTCTTTGTTCCCGCAAACCAAGCCTCCACCTCTACCAAAACATTACTTGTGTTGAAACACTCTCTATCACAAACACTAAGTCTTTATTATCCTCTCGCCGGAACGGCCAATGACGGTCTTCTCTCCGTTGATTGTAATGATGAGGGCATTTCTTATGTAGACGCTAGAGCTGATTGCAGTTTGTGTGGTTATCTCAAGCAACCTTTGATCATCTCAACACTTTTAAATTTCTTGCCGGATGTGACTTATACTGAATTAACACCAGGAGATCATGTTGCTGTGATACAAGGGACTCTATTTTCTTGTGGTGGTATTGCCATAGCACTTGTTGTACCACACAATATCTTTGATGCTGCTTCTCTGACTACATTTATGAAATCTTGGGCCGCTATTGCTCGAGACTCGTCGACTGCAGGAGCTCTAGCTCCCGATTTCAGTGCGGTGTCTATTTTCCCTCAAAGTAGTACCCCATTCCCTCAAGATCTAACGGCAGCTTCGGTTACCCAACATCTCCTTAAAGGAAACAAGATGAGTAGTAAGTTCGTGGTAAGgaggtttgtgtttgatggATCAGCCATAAACAATCTCAAGGCCAAAGTAATGAGGTCCGGCGTGCAGAACCCAACACGCGTAGAGGTCGTGTTTGCAGTCTTCCTCAAAAGCATAATTTCTGCGAAATCTACAGGTGGACATGCCTTTGCTAGTTTGGCAACAAATGCTGTGAGCTTGCGACGGAAGGCTGTGCCACCTTTGTCAGGAAATTTTGTTGGGAATTTGGTTTTGATGGCAGCCATGCTATTGCTATCCCAAGGTGATAAGGACatggagttgagtaatttcgtGGTCCGGATGAGAGAAGCCGTGTCGACGATGGTGAATAGTGAGCTTGTGAAGAGCCTTGAAGGTGATGGGAGACTGAAGACGCTTTCTAAGTATGCGGAAGAGCTCGGTGAATTATATTCGAAGGCTATGGCCATTGGAGCAGAACCAATATTGTTGAATAGCTGGTGTAACTTTGGGCTTTACGAGGCTGATTTTGGGTGGGGAAAGCCCTTGTGGATTCCATTTGTTAGTGCGAACAAGTCTTTACCCATCTTCTCAATCTTCTTAATGGATACCAAAGATGGTAAAGGAATTGAAGCATGGACGAATTTGGATGAACAAGTGTTGGGTCTGATAGAGCATGACATGGAACTGTCCTCTTTAGCCTCATTGGATCCAAATCCTCTACAAATTTGTTCACCAAGGTCAAATCTTTGA